A single Streptomyces mirabilis DNA region contains:
- a CDS encoding bifunctional 3-phenylpropionate/cinnamic acid dioxygenase ferredoxin subunit, with the protein MTSTFVRACGLSELEEDTPKRVELDGTPVSVVKTEGEVFAINDICSHANVSLSEGEVEDCQIECWLHGSAFDLRTGKPSGLPATRPVPVYPVKIEGDDVLVSLTQES; encoded by the coding sequence CTTCGTACGCGCCTGTGGGCTGAGCGAGCTGGAGGAGGACACCCCGAAGCGGGTGGAACTCGACGGCACGCCGGTCTCGGTCGTGAAGACCGAGGGGGAGGTGTTCGCGATCAACGACATCTGCTCGCACGCGAACGTCTCGCTCTCCGAGGGCGAGGTGGAGGACTGCCAGATCGAGTGCTGGCTGCACGGCTCCGCGTTCGACCTGCGCACCGGCAAGCCGTCCGGCCTTCCCGCGACGCGCCCCGTCCCCGTATACCCCGTAAAGATCGAAGGGGACGACGTACTCGTCTCCCTCACCCAGGAGTCCTGA
- the sufC gene encoding Fe-S cluster assembly ATPase SufC produces MATLEIHDLHVTVEADNATKEILKGVDLTVKQGETHAIMGPNGSGKSTLAYSLAGHPKYTITGGTVTLDGEDVLEMSVDERARAGLFLAMQYPVEIPGVSVSNFLRTSATAVRGEAPKLRTWVKEVKETMERLSMDPAFAERNVNEGFSGGEKKRHEILQLELLKPKIAILDETDSGLDVDALRVVSEGVNRVRETGEVGTLLITHYTRILRYIKPDFVHVFSGGRIVESGGAELADKLENEGYEAYAKHEVDTKGGASA; encoded by the coding sequence ATGGCAACGCTTGAAATCCACGACCTGCACGTCACCGTCGAGGCCGACAACGCCACGAAGGAGATCCTCAAGGGCGTCGACCTGACCGTGAAGCAGGGCGAGACGCACGCCATCATGGGCCCGAACGGCTCCGGCAAGTCGACCCTCGCCTACTCTCTCGCGGGCCACCCGAAGTACACGATCACCGGCGGCACCGTCACCCTCGACGGTGAGGACGTCCTGGAGATGTCCGTCGACGAGCGCGCCCGCGCGGGCCTGTTCCTGGCGATGCAGTACCCGGTCGAGATCCCCGGTGTCTCCGTCTCCAACTTCCTGCGCACCTCCGCCACGGCCGTCCGCGGCGAGGCCCCCAAGCTGCGCACCTGGGTGAAGGAGGTCAAGGAGACCATGGAGCGCCTCTCCATGGACCCCGCCTTCGCCGAGCGCAACGTGAACGAGGGCTTCTCCGGCGGTGAGAAGAAGCGCCACGAGATCCTCCAGCTGGAGCTGCTCAAGCCGAAGATCGCGATCCTCGACGAGACCGACTCCGGCTTGGACGTCGACGCCCTGCGCGTCGTCTCCGAGGGTGTCAACCGCGTCCGCGAGACCGGCGAGGTCGGCACCCTGCTGATCACGCACTACACGCGCATCCTGCGCTACATCAAGCCCGACTTCGTCCACGTCTTCTCCGGCGGCCGCATCGTCGAGTCCGGCGGCGCCGAGCTCGCCGACAAGCTGGAGAACGAGGGCTACGAGGCTTACGCGAAGCACGAAGTCGACACGAAGGGTGGCGCATCCGCGTGA
- a CDS encoding cysteine desulfurase gives MTQLPGLLDTEAIRKDFPILDRQVHDGRKLVYLDNAATSQKPRQVLDALSEYYERYNANVHRGVHVLAEEATALYEGARDKVAAFINAPSRDEVIFTKNASESLNLVANMLGWADEPYRVDHETEIVITEMEHHSNIVPWQLLAQRTGAKLKWFGLTDDGRLDLSNINEIITEKTKIVSFVLVSNILGTVNPVEAIVRRAQEVGALVCIDASQAAPHMPLDVQALQADFVAFTGHKMCGPTGIGVLWGRQELLEDLPPFLGGGEMIETVSMHSSTYAPAPHKFEAGTPPIAQAVGLGAAIDYLNAIGMDKILAHEHALTEYAVKRLGEVPDLRIIGPTTAEDRGAAISFTLGDIHPHDVGQVLDEQGIAVRVGHHCARPVCLRYGIPATTRASFYLYSTPAEIDALVDGLEHVRNFFG, from the coding sequence GTGACACAGCTGCCGGGCCTCCTCGACACCGAGGCGATCCGCAAGGACTTCCCCATCCTGGACCGTCAGGTCCACGACGGCAGGAAGCTCGTGTACCTGGACAACGCGGCGACCTCGCAGAAGCCGCGCCAGGTGCTGGACGCCCTGAGTGAGTACTACGAGCGCTACAACGCCAACGTCCACCGCGGTGTGCATGTGCTCGCCGAGGAGGCCACGGCGCTGTACGAGGGCGCGCGCGACAAGGTCGCCGCGTTCATCAACGCGCCGAGCCGCGACGAGGTGATCTTCACCAAGAACGCCTCCGAGTCGCTCAACCTCGTGGCCAACATGCTCGGCTGGGCCGACGAGCCCTACCGGGTCGACCACGAGACCGAGATCGTCATCACCGAGATGGAGCACCACTCCAACATCGTGCCGTGGCAGCTGCTGGCGCAGCGCACGGGCGCGAAGCTGAAGTGGTTCGGTCTCACCGACGACGGCCGCCTCGACCTGTCGAACATCAACGAGATCATCACCGAGAAGACGAAGATCGTCTCCTTCGTGCTGGTGTCGAACATCCTGGGCACCGTCAACCCGGTCGAGGCCATAGTCCGCCGCGCCCAGGAGGTCGGCGCGCTGGTCTGCATCGACGCCTCGCAGGCCGCGCCGCACATGCCGCTGGACGTCCAGGCCCTCCAGGCCGACTTCGTCGCCTTCACCGGCCACAAGATGTGCGGCCCGACGGGCATCGGCGTGCTGTGGGGCCGCCAGGAGCTCCTGGAGGACCTGCCCCCGTTCCTCGGCGGCGGCGAGATGATCGAGACGGTGTCGATGCACTCGTCGACGTACGCCCCGGCGCCGCACAAGTTCGAGGCGGGCACCCCGCCGATCGCGCAGGCGGTCGGCCTCGGCGCGGCGATCGACTACCTGAACGCGATCGGCATGGACAAGATCCTCGCCCATGAGCACGCGCTCACCGAGTACGCGGTGAAGCGGCTAGGCGAGGTCCCCGACCTGCGGATCATCGGCCCGACCACGGCCGAGGACCGCGGCGCCGCGATCTCGTTCACCCTGGGTGACATCCACCCGCACGACGTGGGTCAGGTCCTGGACGAGCAGGGCATCGCGGTCCGGGTCGGACACCACTGCGCGCGCCCGGTCTGCCTGCGGTACGGAATTCCTGCGACCACGCGAGCGTCGTTCTATCTGTACTCCACGCCGGCCGAGATCGACGCGCT